One Prunus dulcis chromosome 8, ALMONDv2, whole genome shotgun sequence DNA window includes the following coding sequences:
- the LOC117637278 gene encoding pentatricopeptide repeat-containing protein At1g71210, mitochondrial, translating to MFFSLRNLSKSRASTNYHYVFSLLNANGFVSSGPCSPSSFCFGPSAAFSTTSTACLIQAKDVVLSFKEWFKSRNDALLDHIFQILKTTGDDNTVLDLENSNDLSFHYHHRSSADLALAHLNLCLSETFVLEVLRYGSSGHDVLSCLKFFDWVGRQPGFNHTRATFHAIFKILSRAKLMSLMLDFLSTYSKQRYAHTVRFRDTLVMGYAVAGKPDIALQLFGKMRFQGLDLDVFAYHVLLNALVEENCFDAVQVIAKQISLRGFENEITHSVMLKCYCKQNLLDDAEKYLRKLLSDGRAVNGHAVSVLVDALCKNNKFEQAGKLVDEFQGAGVELMERVYGVWIRDLVQAGRLDGALEFLHDKRSLEGYVPDTFRYNTLICRLLREDRLEEVCDLLMEMKDGQICPDKVTMNAALCFFCKAGMVDVALELYNSKSEFGLSPNSLAYNYLINTFCGDGSVDEAYEVLKNSIKQDYFPGRKTFSILADALCREGKLDKMKELVIFALERNFMPSGSTYDKFITTLCRTKRVEDGYLIHAELNRLNKVARKSTYFNLIRGFNESSRGDIAARLLIEMQERGHSPTRNLFRDVICCLCAMENPDKQFFNLLELQLCCREPSCQIYNFFVYGAGHAKRPDLARQVYETMQRSGIEPNLRSDVLMLQSYLRSERISDALNFFNDLHQRREIGRRLYSTMIVGLCKVKRVDIALDFLKEMREKGVVPSDDCYEFLIQLSCWNQGYHIAVNLINDLEKVGRHITSFTGNILLLHSLKSQELYDAWVQLRQVPNEKSDSSMLGLLIGAFSGRVRLSQDIENLEEVIEKCFPLDVYTYNLLLRRLSETNMDRACALFYKMCQKGYEPNRWTYDTLVQGFLKHGRTSEARRWLEVMYRKGFHPTERTKLFI from the coding sequence atgtttttttctctGAGAAATTTATCCAAATCTAGGGCCAGCACCAACTACCACTATGTCTTCTCCTTGCTCAATGCCAATGGTTTTGTAAGCTCCGGTCCCTGCTCACCTTCTTCTTTCTGCTTTGGCCCTAGTGCTGCGTTTTCAACGACATCAACCGCCTGCTTGATCCAAGCCAAGGACGTCGTCCTCTCTTTCAAAGAATGGTTCAAGAGCCGCAACGACGCGTTGCTCGACCACATCTTCCAGATCCTCAAGACCACCGGAGACGACAACACCGTCCTCGACCTCGAGAACTCCAACGACTTGTCGTTTCATTATCACCACCGCTCCTCCGCCGACTTGGCGCTTGCCCATCTGAACCTCTGCCTCTCTGAGACCTTCGTCTTGGAGGTGCTCCGCTATGGTAGCAGCGGCCACGACGTCCTCTCCTGCCTCAAGTTCTTCGACTGGGTCGGCCGCCAGCCCGGCTTTAACCACACCCGCGCGACCTTCCACGCCATTTTCAAGATTCTTTCTCGCGCCAAGCTCATGTCACTGATGCTTGACTTCCTGTCCACCTACAGCAAGCAGAGGTATGCGCATACGGTTCGATTTCGCGACACTTTGGTGATGGGTTATGCTGTGGCTGGCAAACCCGACATTGCACTCCAACTGTTTGGTAAAATGCGCTTTCAGGGGCTTGACCTGGATGTGTTTGCTTACCATGTTCTTTTGAATGCTTTGGTGGAAGagaattgttttgatgctGTTCAGGTCATTGCCAAGCAGATTTCTTTGAGGGGTTTTGAGAACGAGATCACTCATTCCGTCATGCTCAAGTGCTATTGTAAGCAGAACTTGCTGGATGATGCTGAAAAGTACTTGCGTAAATTGTTGTCTGACGGGAGGGCCGTCAATGGGCATGCCGTGAGTGTTCTTGTTGATGCCCTTTGTAAGAATAATAAGTTCGAGCAGGCTGGGAAGTTGGTGGACGAGTTTCAGGGCGCTGGGGTGGAACTCATGGAGAGAGTCTATGGTGTTTGGATACGTGATCTTGTTCAGGCTGGGAGGTTAGATGGGGCGTTGGAGTTTCTGCATGACAAGAGGTCATTGGAAGGGTATGTGCCTGATACTTTTAGGTACAATACTTTGATATGTAGGCTTTTGAGGGAGGATCGGCTTGAGGAGGTTTGTGATTTATTGATGGAGATGAAGGATGGTCAGATTTGCCCTGATAAGGTCACCATGAATGCTGCCTTGTGCTTCTTTTGCAAAGCAGGAATGGTTGATGTTGCTCTTGAGTTGTATAATTCGAAATCTGAGTTTGGGCTCTCTCCTAATAGTTTGGCTTACAACTATTTGATCAATACTTTCTGTGGGGATGGCAGCGTGGATGAAGCATATGAAGTGTTGAAGAATTCTATAAAACAAGATTATTTTCCGGGTAGGAAAACATTTTCTATACTTGCAGATGCTTTGTGCAGAGAGGGAAAGCTCGATAAGATGAAGGAGTTGGTTATTTTTGCGCTAGAGCGAAACTTTATGCCAAGTGGTTCCACATACGATAAGTTCATTACAACTCTTTGTAGAACTAAGAGGGTAGAAGATGGTTATTTAATACATGCGGAACTCAACAGACTAAATAAAGTTGCTAGAAAGAGTACATACTTTAACTTGATACGTGGTTTTAACGAGTCAAGTAGGGGTGATATTGCTGCCAGACTTCTgattgaaatgcaagaaaggGGTCACTCGCCGACTCGTAACCTGTTCAGAGATGTAATTTGCTGTCTATGTGCTATGGAAAATCCAGATAagcaattttttaatttgttagaGCTGCAGTTGTGTTGTCGGGAACCTAGTTGTCAAATATACAACTTTTTCGTCTATGGAGCTGGGCATGCGAAAAGGCCCGATCTGGCTAGACAAGTATATGAGACGATGCAGCGAAGTGGGATTGAGCCCAATCTGAGATCTGATGTTCTTATGTTGCAGAGTTATTTGAGGAGTGAACGAATTTCGGATGCTTTGAATTTCTTCAATGATCTGCACCAGAGAAGGGAAATTGGGAGAAGATTATACAGCACAATGATTGTTGGTCTCTGCAAGGTCAAAAGGGTGGATATTGCACTTGACTTCTTGaaggaaatgagagagaagggagTGGTTCCAAGCGATGACTGTTATGAGTTTCTTATACAGTTGTCGTGCTGGAATCAAGGATATCATATAGCAGTAAATCTCATTAATGACTTGGAGAAAGTTGGCCGCCATATTACATCCTTTACTGGTAACATACTTCTGTTGCATTCTCTGAAAAGTCAAGAGCTCTACGACGCTTGGGTTCAACTGAGACAGGTGCCAAATGAGAAGTCTGATAGTTCAATGCTTGGTCTGCTTATTGGTGCATTTTCTGGTCGTGTCAGGTTGAGCCAAGATATTGAGAATTTGGAAGAAGTAATTGAAAAGTGCTTTCCGTTAGATGTGTACACATACAATTTGTTGCTGAGAAGACTAAGCGAGACTAATATGGACCGTGCTTGTGCATTGTTCTATAAGATGTGCCAGAAAGGGTATGAGCCGAACCGGTGGACTTATGACACCTTAGTACAAGGTTTTCTTAAACATGGGAGGACTTCTGAGGCAAGGAGATGGTTAGAAGTGATGTACCGGAAAGGGTTTCATCCAACAGAGCGTACGAAGCTATTCATTTGA